From the genome of Caldivirga sp., one region includes:
- a CDS encoding heavy metal-binding domain-containing protein, translated as MAIREGDVIITTAPYVSGYRVVKVLGVAIGVTVRSRGLGGRFLAGLRSLAGGEIREFTELAEQARRQAIERMIQHAKELGANAVISFRLDSNEISEYMDEIIAYGTAVIIQPEESSRAQSID; from the coding sequence ATGGCTATCCGCGAGGGGGATGTAATAATCACGACTGCACCATATGTTTCAGGCTACAGGGTTGTTAAGGTTCTTGGCGTGGCTATTGGCGTTACAGTGAGGTCAAGGGGCCTTGGCGGCAGGTTTCTCGCAGGCTTAAGGTCACTAGCCGGTGGTGAGATTAGGGAGTTCACGGAGCTTGCTGAGCAGGCTAGGAGACAGGCCATTGAGAGGATGATTCAGCACGCTAAGGAGCTTGGGGCAAATGCAGTAATCAGTTTTAGGCTTGATTCAAATGAAATAAGTGAATACATGGATGAGATAATAGCCTATGGGACAGCAGTAATTATACAACCTGAGGAGAGTTCTAGAGCGCAATCAATTGATTAA
- a CDS encoding amino acid-binding protein yields the protein MGSSGETLGTVLSEVGNVFGQVYRSILSSPNGVFVFFIALPNRPGALARLASALAELGLNLTLTYLYAINEELAMALLIYEAKEGYFQKAVEALRRGGAVVREAYEIKVTGSMK from the coding sequence ATGGGGTCAAGCGGTGAAACACTAGGCACTGTTCTTAGTGAGGTTGGTAATGTTTTTGGGCAGGTGTATAGGAGTATCTTATCCTCACCTAATGGTGTGTTCGTATTCTTTATTGCATTGCCTAATAGGCCTGGTGCCTTGGCTAGGTTAGCTTCGGCGTTGGCTGAATTAGGCCTTAACCTAACTTTAACCTACCTATACGCTATTAATGAGGAATTAGCAATGGCACTACTAATCTATGAGGCTAAGGAAGGCTACTTCCAGAAGGCAGTAGAAGCATTGAGGAGAGGAGGAGCAGTAGTAAGGGAAGCGTATGAAATAAAGGTTACAGGCAGCATGAAGTGA
- the prs gene encoding ribose-phosphate diphosphokinase — protein MRRIVLYDESSRDLGINVASRINAEAKEITHKVFPDGEQYVRVEANVEGSDVLYVTRLYPNQDQGLIRVMLLLDAVKGLGASRVGLFIPYMPYARQDRRFLEGEPVSINVMLNVFKNLGVEYLYVVDIHKPQSLEGYQGFINLKPFKLYAREFKNLSNPVVVSPDSGSLWRAEELARELGVEYDYLEKHRDRYSGEVSFTLRSINVKGKDVVIIDDIISTGGTIVGAAGMLRSMGATSINVVATHCIMIGDAETKLTKAVDKVRCSNSILGKYSQFDVSQLINQ, from the coding sequence GAGATTACTCATAAGGTGTTCCCGGATGGTGAGCAATACGTTAGGGTTGAGGCTAATGTAGAGGGCAGTGATGTACTCTACGTAACTAGGCTCTACCCTAATCAAGACCAGGGGTTAATTAGAGTAATGTTGCTATTGGATGCTGTTAAGGGCTTAGGCGCATCCAGGGTGGGCTTATTCATACCCTACATGCCTTACGCCAGGCAGGATAGAAGGTTCCTTGAGGGTGAGCCCGTGAGCATTAACGTTATGCTCAACGTGTTTAAGAACCTTGGGGTTGAGTACCTATACGTTGTTGATATTCATAAGCCACAGAGCCTCGAGGGTTACCAAGGCTTCATTAACCTTAAACCATTCAAACTATACGCAAGGGAGTTTAAGAACCTAAGTAACCCAGTTGTAGTTAGCCCTGACTCAGGCTCCCTATGGAGGGCTGAGGAATTGGCTAGGGAACTTGGGGTTGAGTACGACTACCTGGAGAAGCATAGGGATAGGTATAGTGGTGAGGTTTCATTCACCCTAAGGAGCATTAACGTTAAGGGTAAGGATGTGGTAATCATCGATGACATAATATCAACTGGAGGCACTATAGTTGGCGCTGCAGGAATGCTGAGAAGCATGGGCGCCACCAGCATTAATGTAGTAGCAACCCACTGCATAATGATCGGTGACGCTGAGACTAAATTAACCAAGGCCGTTGATAAAGTGCGCTGCAGCAACAGTATCCTAGGCAAGTACTCTCAATTCGACGTCTCTCAATTAATAAACCAGTAA